Proteins encoded by one window of Cloeon dipterum chromosome 2, ieCloDipt1.1, whole genome shotgun sequence:
- the LOC135937829 gene encoding alpha-N-acetylgalactosaminidase-like isoform X2: MRAIIVAFVAISLGGSAYALENGLVRTPPMGWLAWQRFRCITNCTLYPDDCISDKLFRTMADLLVSEGYAAVGYNYINIDDCWLSKERGPDGRLQADPERFPYGIKDLAAYVHSKGLNFGIYEDFGNFTCAGYPGVIDNLKLDAETFASWDVDYIKLDGCYAELEQMETGYPEFGLYMNQTGRPMVYSCSWPAYQTEQGIDPNYAVLAEHCNLWRNYDDIQDSYASLRHIIDYFGQKQDNMTPHAGPGHWNDPDMLLIGNYGLSYDQSRMQMAIWAILAAPLFMSVDLRTIRPEHKEILQNTRIIAVNQDPLGIQGQIVYNTSKIEIWTRKITPVQGDQYSYAIAVVSRRDDGYPYRVQVPLRDAGLTNPLGYLVQDLYGDTTENLLLPDDLIDVRVNPSGVVFWRANIVTDVPSVTTIY; the protein is encoded by the exons ATGCGAGCAATAATCGTAGCTTTTGTGGCCATCTCCCTTGGAGGGTCTGCCTATGCTCTGGAAAATGGTCTTGTTCGCACTCCACCGATGGGCTGGCTAGCTTGGCAAAGGTTTAGGTGCATCACGAATTGCACCCTGTACCCTGACGACTGCATAAG tgACAAATTATTCCGGACGATGGCCGACCTCTTGGTGTCAGAAGGCTATGCAGCTGTTGGTTACAATTACATCAACATCGACGACTGCTGGCTGTCGAAGGAACGAGGTCCCGATGGGCGTCTGCAGGCTGACCCTGAGCGTTTCCCTTACGGAATCAAGGATCTCGCTGCctat GTCCACTCTAAAGGGCTAAATTTTGGAATCTACGAAGATTTCGGCAACTTTACTTGTGCCGGTTATCCTGGTGTCATCGATAACCTCAAGCTTGATGCCGAAACATTTGCCTCCTGGGACGTGGACTACATCAAGCTAGACGGTTGCTATGCCGAGCTTGAACAAATGGAGACTGGCTACCCAGAGTTTGGCTTGTACATGAATCAAACTGGCCGGCCTATGGTCTACTCCTGCAGCTGGCCAGCCTACCAGACAGAGCAAGGAATTGAC CCTAATTACGCTGTCCTGGCTGAGCACTGCAATCTGTGGCGCAACTACGACGACATCCAGGACTCTTACGCCAGTCTGCGACACATCATCGATTATTTCGGCCAAAAGCAGGACAACATGACACCGCACGCAGGCCCGGGACACTGGAACGACCCCGATATGCTGCTCATCGGCAACTACGGGCTTAGTTACGACCAGAGCAGGATGCAAATGGCCATCTGGGCTATTCTGGCTGCACCGCTTTTCATGTCGGTGGACTTGCGTACAATCCGCCCTGAGCACAAGGAAATTCTGCAGAACACCCGCATCATTGCTGTTAACCAGGACCCCCTCGGAATCCAGGGCCAAATCGTTTACAAC ACTAGCAAAATTGAGATCTGGACCCGCAAAATCACGCCAGTTCAGGGAGACCAGTACTCGTATGCCATTGCAGTGGTCAGCCGTCGCGATGATGGATACCCATACAGGGTGCAAGTTCCACTGAGAGATGCTGGCCTCACGAACCCCTTAGGATACTTGGTCCAG GACCTATATGGAGATACAACAGAAAACTTGCTGCTACCCGATGACTTAATTGATGTTCGAGTCAACCCATCAG gtGTCGTCTTCTGGAGAGCCAACATTGTTACAGATGTGCCAAGTGTAACAACTATTTACTGA
- the LOC135937829 gene encoding alpha-N-acetylgalactosaminidase-like isoform X1 — MEYFPCLFILAFSMRAIIVAFVAISLGGSAYALENGLVRTPPMGWLAWQRFRCITNCTLYPDDCISDKLFRTMADLLVSEGYAAVGYNYINIDDCWLSKERGPDGRLQADPERFPYGIKDLAAYVHSKGLNFGIYEDFGNFTCAGYPGVIDNLKLDAETFASWDVDYIKLDGCYAELEQMETGYPEFGLYMNQTGRPMVYSCSWPAYQTEQGIDPNYAVLAEHCNLWRNYDDIQDSYASLRHIIDYFGQKQDNMTPHAGPGHWNDPDMLLIGNYGLSYDQSRMQMAIWAILAAPLFMSVDLRTIRPEHKEILQNTRIIAVNQDPLGIQGQIVYNTSKIEIWTRKITPVQGDQYSYAIAVVSRRDDGYPYRVQVPLRDAGLTNPLGYLVQDLYGDTTENLLLPDDLIDVRVNPSGVVFWRANIVTDVPSVTTIY, encoded by the exons ATGGAATATTTcccttgtttatttattttagctttCAGCATGCGAGCAATAATCGTAGCTTTTGTGGCCATCTCCCTTGGAGGGTCTGCCTATGCTCTGGAAAATGGTCTTGTTCGCACTCCACCGATGGGCTGGCTAGCTTGGCAAAGGTTTAGGTGCATCACGAATTGCACCCTGTACCCTGACGACTGCATAAG tgACAAATTATTCCGGACGATGGCCGACCTCTTGGTGTCAGAAGGCTATGCAGCTGTTGGTTACAATTACATCAACATCGACGACTGCTGGCTGTCGAAGGAACGAGGTCCCGATGGGCGTCTGCAGGCTGACCCTGAGCGTTTCCCTTACGGAATCAAGGATCTCGCTGCctat GTCCACTCTAAAGGGCTAAATTTTGGAATCTACGAAGATTTCGGCAACTTTACTTGTGCCGGTTATCCTGGTGTCATCGATAACCTCAAGCTTGATGCCGAAACATTTGCCTCCTGGGACGTGGACTACATCAAGCTAGACGGTTGCTATGCCGAGCTTGAACAAATGGAGACTGGCTACCCAGAGTTTGGCTTGTACATGAATCAAACTGGCCGGCCTATGGTCTACTCCTGCAGCTGGCCAGCCTACCAGACAGAGCAAGGAATTGAC CCTAATTACGCTGTCCTGGCTGAGCACTGCAATCTGTGGCGCAACTACGACGACATCCAGGACTCTTACGCCAGTCTGCGACACATCATCGATTATTTCGGCCAAAAGCAGGACAACATGACACCGCACGCAGGCCCGGGACACTGGAACGACCCCGATATGCTGCTCATCGGCAACTACGGGCTTAGTTACGACCAGAGCAGGATGCAAATGGCCATCTGGGCTATTCTGGCTGCACCGCTTTTCATGTCGGTGGACTTGCGTACAATCCGCCCTGAGCACAAGGAAATTCTGCAGAACACCCGCATCATTGCTGTTAACCAGGACCCCCTCGGAATCCAGGGCCAAATCGTTTACAAC ACTAGCAAAATTGAGATCTGGACCCGCAAAATCACGCCAGTTCAGGGAGACCAGTACTCGTATGCCATTGCAGTGGTCAGCCGTCGCGATGATGGATACCCATACAGGGTGCAAGTTCCACTGAGAGATGCTGGCCTCACGAACCCCTTAGGATACTTGGTCCAG GACCTATATGGAGATACAACAGAAAACTTGCTGCTACCCGATGACTTAATTGATGTTCGAGTCAACCCATCAG gtGTCGTCTTCTGGAGAGCCAACATTGTTACAGATGTGCCAAGTGTAACAACTATTTACTGA